A single genomic interval of Lathyrus oleraceus cultivar Zhongwan6 chromosome 7, CAAS_Psat_ZW6_1.0, whole genome shotgun sequence harbors:
- the LOC127105757 gene encoding protein-tyrosine sulfotransferase has protein sequence MDHIIKFFVLLILFGLVNACFAENDFGQCKGVVKSWASSSLDKEIRQKDKHTLKDLLFFLHVPRTGGRTYFHCFLRKLYPGYLECPRSYDKLRFDPSKEKCRLLVTHDDYSITSKLPKDRTSVVTILRDPVDRVFSTYEFSMEVAARFLVHPNLTSATQMALRLRSKTKGVSTLAIWPWKYLVPWMRNDLFTRRGARYSKGLNATDSSDPYDMEDFAMPLQEYINHPVAWDIVHNGATFQVAGLTNNSYIAEAHDVRHCVQKYKILGKYVLQVAKTRLDDMLYVGLTEEHRESATMFANVVGSQVISQLNAPNTSLDTIENIEKSSFSDADSDSSEHQNITSDRGASETTSIESGEASESTMTVGKLMDSYEVCISNLRKSQSSRRISSLKRVPVNFTKEARHQVPEEVLQQIRSLNDLDLELYEYARAIFNKQHNGSLLITEERLDNISSSAFGFILWKFLTLAITFFFILFLFLLIVNVRRRTFKVKK, from the exons ATGGATCATATTATCAAGTTCTTCGTCTTGCTCATTCTCTTTGGATTAG TGAATGCTTGTTTTGCTGAAAATGACTTTGGACAATGCAAAGGAGTTGTTAAGAGCTGGGCGAGTTCTTCGCTTGATAAAGAAATTAGACAAAAAGATAAGCATACGCTTAAGGATTTGCTGTTTTTCTTGCATGTTCCGAGAACGGGAGGGCGCACTTATTTTCACTG CTTTTTGAGAAAATTGTATCCTGGTTATTTGGAATGTCCTCGGTCGTATGATAAGTTACGCTTTGATCCAAG CAAAGAAAAATGTAGACTGTTAGTTACACATGATGACTATAGCATTACGTCTAAACTTCCAAAGGATAGAACTTCTGTGGTTACCATACTTAGGGATCCGGTTGACCGTGTATTTAGTACTTACGAATTTTCAATGGAGGTTGCGGCTAGATTTTTGGTGCATCCAAACTTGACATCTGCAACACAGATGGCTTTACGCTTGCGCTCTAAGACGAAAGGAGTAAGCACATTGGCTATCTGGCCGTGGAAGTATCTGGTTCCGTGGATGAGAAACGACCTATTTACTAGG AGGGGTGCTAGGTATAGTAAGGGATTGAATGCCACTGATAGCAGTGATCCCTATGATATGGAAGATTTTGCAATGCCGTTACAAGAATACATCAATCATCCTGTGGCATGGGATATTGTACATAATGGAGCCACATTTCAG GTTGCAGGTTTAACAAACAACTCTTATATAGCAGAAGCACATGATGTGCGTCATTGTGTACAGAAATATAAGATTCTCGGTAAATATGTGCTACAAGTTGCAAAG ACGAGACTGGACGATATGTTATATGTGGGTCTTACAGAGGAGCACCGAGAATCTGCAACAATGTTTGCAAATGTTGTTGGTTCTCAGGTCATATCACAGCTTAATGCACCAAACACCAGCCTGGATACTATTGAAAATATAG AAAAAAGTTCATTTTCAGATGCCGATTCTGATAGCAGTGAACATCAG AATATCACCTCCGATAGGGGAGCAAGTGAGACCACTTCAATTGAAAGTGGAGAAGCATCAGAATCAACT ATGACTGTTGGGAAACTCATGGATTCTTATGAAGTCTGTATTTCTAATTTACGGAAGTCCCAGTCTAGTCGACGCATTTCCTCTTTGAAGAGGGTTCCGGTGAACTTTACAAAGGAG GCACGGCATCAAGTTCCTGAAGAGGTTCTCCAGCAAATTCGGTCTCTTAACGATCTTGACTTGGAGCTCTATGAATATGCGAGAGCCATTTTCAATAAGCAACATAACGGCTCATTGCTAATTACTGAG